GGTGTAGCCGGTCGTAGTTGGTGATGACGATCCGGCTAGGTGTCCGGTCGGCTTCGGCCTGGTCGCGGACGTAGGTGACGTCCACGCCGATACGTTCAGCCTCCTCGACCGTCTGTGACGCGACTGCCAGCGGTGCGAGGATGAGCGCCCGGCCACCGTCAGCGGTGACGATGCGCGCCCACTCGACCTGCATTCGAGTCTTGCCTAGGCCGGTGTCGGCCCAGATCGCTGCGCAGCCTTTGCGGACAGCCCAGGCGACCATCTGCCGTTGGAACTCGAAGAGGTCTTCGGATACGTCCTCGGGTTCGCAGGGAATCCCGACGCCTTGGAACCCGAGGCTCTTACGCTTCAGGAACTCCGCGTAGCTCATGTCAACTCCCGGTGGCGTCGCGCCCACAGATCCCGGTACTTGCTCGGGTCTTGAGACTCTTTGATCGCCGCGACGAGATGGTCCAGTTGCTCGACCGACTCGGCCCGGACGATCGCCTCCGAGATCGGATCGGTGACCTCGACCGGCGACTCCTGGCGTGACCTTCCCGACCGCTCGTATGTGCTGTGGTCAGGGTCGGGTTCGTCGGTAGGCAGACACAGCGACTGGAGTAGCGCGGTCCGCAGAGCGACGCTCATGGCCTTTGCTGTGGCCTTGTCGCCGGAGTCCATGCTTTCAGCGGCGACAGTGGCCGAGAGCGTGTCGCCTTCAGGTCCGACGAACGTGAACCGGAC
This sequence is a window from Candidatus Nanopelagicales bacterium. Protein-coding genes within it:
- a CDS encoding ERF family protein, which encodes MKIHEALANVMADVQSVSKSERNTHQNFSFRGIDAVLNAVGPAFRKHGVIVLPEVTDYTYSQLEIGTKRTLSGHAMLTVRFTFVGPEGDTLSATVAAESMDSGDKATAKAMSVALRTALLQSLCLPTDEPDPDHSTYERSGRSRQESPVEVTDPISEAIVRAESVEQLDHLVAAIKESQDPSKYRDLWARRHRELT